The Prosthecobacter debontii genomic sequence CCTGGTATCGGCACGACTGGATACTGGAAAATGTCCTGCTGATTCCAGCCTTTACCTTGTTGATATGGGGCTGGAAACGACGGCTGTTTTCCCGGGTCTCTCACACGCTCATTTTCATCTTTCTCTGCCTCCACGAAGTCGGGGCTCACTACACCTATGAAAAGGTGCCGTATGACGCCTGGTGGCAAGCCCTCACGGGGGAGACGTTCAATGCCATGATGGGGTGGCAGCGCAATCACTTCGATCGCCTCCTCCACTTTCTCTACGGCTTGCTCTGCGCCTATCCCTTTCGAGAGATCTTTCTGCGGGTCGCTGGAGTGAAGGGCTTCTGGTCCTACTTCTTGCCCCTGGATGTCATGCTCTCTTCGTCAGCCTTGTTTGAATTGATTGAGTGGGCCGCCGCCACGGTCTTCGGGGGGGATCTCGG encodes the following:
- a CDS encoding DUF2238 domain-containing protein, giving the protein MKVSYEKHGLTLLGLFVVWWIALAVKPWYRHDWILENVLLIPAFTLLIWGWKRRLFSRVSHTLIFIFLCLHEVGAHYTYEKVPYDAWWQALTGETFNAMMGWQRNHFDRLLHFLYGLLCAYPFREIFLRVAGVKGFWSYFLPLDVMLSSSALFELIEWAAATVFGGDLGNAYLGTQGDVWDAHKDMALAGLGALIAVLVIAFINGRCQRDFAREWSESLKVSSPKNSAA